A stretch of Bacteroidota bacterium DNA encodes these proteins:
- a CDS encoding asparagine synthetase B: MKAFRLIVFFLIAACHLHAQQKLLIPMDLKQTDHLKAYGIAFWALQHGIQVDWLLNYRGGSFMFDYVSSEETECRIRGVAFEAISGSDAAKIYAEIGDENTNMDAVRLEKVPKIAVYVPPDFKPWDDAVTLALEYAEIPYKKVWDDEVLQGKLSEYDWLHLHHEDFTGQYGKFYATHRNAPWYIEQQVLYERKAKELGFRKVSEEKKAVARAIKDFVGSGGFMFSMCAATDTYDIALAAENTDICDVMFDGDPPDRDAQKKLDFSKTFAFQNFTLEMNPLRYEYSDIDIPPSDPVPLRDPNTDYFTLFEFSAKYDPVPTMLTQNHVNVIKGFMGQTTAFKKSLIKPSVTILAEREGTEEVKYLHGNYGRGTFTFYGGHDPEDYQHAVGAPPTDLSLHKNSPGYRLILNNVLFPAAKKKQQKT, from the coding sequence ATGAAAGCATTCCGCCTTATAGTATTTTTTCTGATCGCTGCTTGCCATCTTCACGCGCAGCAAAAGCTTTTGATCCCGATGGATTTGAAGCAGACCGATCATTTGAAAGCATACGGCATTGCGTTCTGGGCGCTGCAGCACGGCATTCAGGTCGACTGGCTGCTGAATTACCGGGGGGGATCGTTCATGTTCGATTACGTTTCCAGCGAGGAGACCGAATGCCGGATCCGCGGCGTTGCTTTCGAGGCCATCAGCGGTTCGGATGCCGCAAAGATCTACGCGGAAATAGGGGATGAGAATACGAACATGGATGCCGTACGGCTGGAGAAGGTTCCGAAGATCGCCGTCTACGTCCCGCCCGATTTCAAGCCGTGGGATGATGCCGTCACGCTGGCGCTTGAGTATGCGGAGATTCCATACAAGAAAGTGTGGGATGATGAAGTCCTTCAGGGAAAGCTCTCGGAGTACGACTGGCTGCATTTGCACCATGAAGATTTCACCGGTCAGTACGGAAAATTTTATGCCACGCACCGGAACGCTCCATGGTACATCGAACAGCAGGTTCTTTACGAACGGAAAGCGAAGGAGCTCGGGTTTCGGAAAGTCTCCGAGGAAAAAAAAGCGGTTGCTCGCGCGATCAAGGATTTTGTGGGGAGCGGAGGGTTCATGTTTTCGATGTGCGCTGCGACCGATACCTACGACATCGCGCTGGCGGCCGAGAATACCGACATCTGCGACGTAATGTTCGACGGCGATCCGCCGGACCGCGATGCGCAGAAAAAACTCGATTTCTCCAAGACCTTTGCATTTCAGAACTTCACCCTGGAGATGAATCCGCTGCGGTACGAGTATTCGGACATTGACATCCCGCCGAGCGACCCCGTTCCGCTGCGCGATCCGAACACCGACTATTTCACGCTCTTTGAATTTTCTGCGAAATACGATCCCGTGCCGACGATGCTGACACAGAACCACGTGAACGTCATCAAAGGATTCATGGGGCAGACGACGGCATTCAAGAAGAGTCTGATCAAACCAAGCGTCACAATTTTGGCAGAGCGTGAAGGCACCGAAGAGGTAAAATATCTTCACGGCAACTATGGACGCGGGACGTTCACATTTTACGGCGGCCACGATCCCGAAGACTACCAGCATGCCGTCGGTGCGCCTCCGACCGATCTGAGCCTTCATAAAAATTCCCCCGGGTACCGGCTTATCCTCAACAACGTTCTCTTCCCCGCCGCAAAGAAGAAGCAGCAAAAGACGTAA
- the mfd gene encoding transcription-repair coupling factor → MLAELKKKIVSSEEFRRLTAAEPSPSAPAHLRGIAGSLWAFIAAYLYEEFQGQVLLVVSEKDSAEKLRDDCAQLVSETDVHLYSVESAHAARPLDMTATISQVESLKALTAQLPGIYVTHAAALAFAVPPREKFIRSTIEVSSNTETGFEALLAKLAGLGFERKPLVETYGDVAVRGGIVDIFPFVGENPVRLEFWGDTIESIREFDPLSQRSIRELQSASIVPNISEIVREQVGEAGSANGTDAITFIDLFSSRAILLLDDLSLIEKEMQELETEGVALPIPFKTIETKFQNYPRYIHTVINKTSNAPSVDFQASPQPPTNGSVKILLQQVRKLSGKGFEIAVASDTAEESDRIKELMNEAAGTEDGSEAKEPDEGGGEPRTSGLPPIVYIPETVHSGFLFPSAQVALFTEHEIFGRIKRRGGSKRRRFRGISQKELHSLRRGDFVVHVDHGIGKFLGLEKISIRGTEQEAAKLEYDEKGVLFVNLNYINRVQKYSSAEGHTPKLNKLGGGEWERLKARAKKKIKDIARDLILLYAKRKSEAGVSFSPDSHWQKEMEASFMFEDTPDQAAATADVKKDMENPSPMDRLVCGDVGFGKTEVAVRAAFKAVQNNKQVAVLVPTTILTQQHFTTFSDRLGRYPVRIASLSRFKSAKEQSGIVEGLKAGSVDIIIGTHRLLSKDIKFKDLGLLIIDEEQRFGVAAKEKLRALRSNVDTLTLTATPIPRTLHFSLMGARDLSIINTPPRNRLPIYTEIAQYDKKVIREAVLKEMHRGGQVYIVNDRVENIELFASTLQETVPEARFRIAHGQLKGHELEKVMLDFLEKKCDVLVATKIIESGLDIPNVNTIIINRADRFGLAELYQLRGRVGRSNVQAYSYLLVPPISVLPKTTLRRLQAIEEFTELGSGFNLAMRDLEIRGAGNMLGGEQSGFIMEMGFEMYTKTLEEAVNELKSQEFSQLFSSDQKGIPVSRADIIVEADLDAYIPEFYVEDDTERLDIYRRLYKTETMEAVDEIRLELIDRFGAPVEEVENLFKLSTLRVVAANSGFRKIEINKRTLRLHFPPESEKGFYENGPFQTIMAKAGEIRTHKVHLKQEGKQLLLHTVLADETGSERVAETHKLIEQLQK, encoded by the coding sequence ATGCTTGCAGAGCTTAAAAAGAAAATAGTTTCGTCCGAGGAATTTCGACGGCTGACCGCTGCGGAGCCAAGCCCATCCGCACCGGCGCATCTGCGCGGAATCGCCGGCTCCCTCTGGGCGTTCATCGCGGCATATCTCTATGAGGAATTCCAGGGACAGGTCCTGCTTGTCGTATCGGAAAAGGATTCAGCCGAAAAATTACGCGATGACTGCGCCCAATTGGTTTCCGAAACGGACGTGCATCTCTATTCCGTCGAATCGGCTCATGCGGCGCGGCCGCTCGATATGACCGCGACGATCAGCCAGGTCGAATCGTTGAAGGCATTGACGGCTCAACTCCCCGGGATCTATGTCACGCACGCCGCGGCTCTTGCGTTCGCCGTTCCCCCGCGCGAGAAGTTTATCCGCTCGACGATCGAGGTTTCTTCAAACACTGAGACGGGATTCGAGGCGCTTCTCGCAAAGCTTGCCGGACTCGGATTCGAGCGAAAGCCGCTCGTCGAAACGTACGGCGATGTCGCCGTCCGCGGAGGCATCGTGGATATATTTCCTTTTGTGGGAGAGAATCCCGTCCGGCTTGAGTTCTGGGGGGATACGATCGAATCGATCCGGGAGTTCGACCCTCTCTCACAGCGATCAATCCGCGAGCTTCAGAGCGCCAGCATCGTTCCGAATATTTCGGAGATCGTTAGGGAGCAAGTTGGTGAAGCCGGTTCGGCGAATGGAACCGATGCGATCACGTTCATCGATCTCTTTTCTTCGCGCGCCATTCTTCTTCTGGACGATCTCTCGTTGATCGAAAAGGAAATGCAGGAGCTGGAAACTGAAGGGGTGGCATTGCCGATTCCGTTCAAGACGATCGAAACGAAATTTCAGAACTATCCGCGTTATATCCATACCGTCATCAACAAAACTTCAAACGCTCCTTCTGTTGATTTTCAGGCGTCGCCGCAGCCGCCGACGAACGGCAGTGTTAAGATTCTTCTGCAACAGGTAAGAAAGCTCTCCGGGAAGGGATTTGAAATAGCCGTTGCATCGGATACTGCCGAAGAGTCCGACCGTATTAAGGAGCTGATGAACGAGGCAGCAGGGACGGAAGACGGGAGTGAAGCTAAAGAGCCTGATGAAGGGGGCGGAGAACCCCGGACGTCGGGTTTGCCGCCGATCGTCTACATTCCCGAAACCGTGCATTCGGGCTTCCTTTTTCCGTCGGCGCAAGTCGCGCTGTTCACAGAGCATGAGATCTTCGGACGCATCAAACGAAGGGGGGGCTCTAAACGCCGCCGCTTCAGAGGGATCTCCCAGAAGGAGCTTCATTCGCTCCGCCGGGGGGATTTTGTCGTCCATGTCGACCACGGCATCGGAAAATTTCTGGGGCTGGAAAAAATTTCGATTCGGGGGACGGAACAGGAAGCGGCAAAACTTGAGTACGATGAAAAAGGGGTCCTCTTTGTCAACCTGAATTACATCAACCGGGTTCAAAAGTACTCCTCGGCGGAGGGACATACGCCGAAGCTCAACAAACTCGGCGGCGGTGAATGGGAAAGGCTGAAGGCGCGTGCGAAGAAGAAGATCAAAGATATTGCGCGCGATCTCATCCTTCTCTATGCCAAAAGGAAAAGCGAGGCTGGAGTTTCGTTCTCTCCCGATTCGCATTGGCAAAAAGAAATGGAGGCGTCGTTCATGTTTGAAGACACGCCCGACCAGGCCGCCGCAACCGCCGACGTGAAGAAGGACATGGAAAACCCGAGCCCGATGGACAGGCTGGTGTGCGGCGATGTCGGATTCGGAAAGACCGAAGTTGCCGTTCGCGCAGCGTTCAAGGCAGTCCAAAACAACAAGCAGGTCGCCGTTCTCGTCCCGACGACGATCCTGACGCAGCAGCATTTCACGACATTTTCCGACCGGCTCGGACGATACCCTGTGCGCATTGCCTCGCTTTCCCGTTTCAAGAGCGCGAAGGAACAAAGCGGAATTGTGGAGGGGTTGAAGGCTGGGTCGGTCGACATCATCATCGGTACGCACCGATTGTTGTCGAAGGATATCAAGTTCAAGGATCTCGGACTCCTGATCATCGATGAAGAACAGCGGTTCGGCGTGGCGGCGAAGGAAAAGCTGCGGGCTCTTCGGTCGAACGTCGACACGTTGACGCTCACGGCGACGCCGATTCCGCGCACCCTTCATTTTTCGCTGATGGGGGCTCGCGATCTTTCGATCATCAACACGCCCCCTCGAAACAGACTTCCGATCTATACGGAGATCGCACAATATGACAAAAAAGTGATCCGTGAGGCGGTCCTGAAAGAGATGCACCGAGGCGGGCAGGTCTACATTGTGAACGACCGGGTCGAGAACATCGAGCTGTTCGCGTCGACGCTGCAGGAAACGGTCCCGGAAGCGCGGTTCCGGATCGCGCACGGCCAGCTCAAAGGACATGAACTTGAAAAAGTGATGCTCGACTTTCTTGAAAAGAAATGCGACGTTCTCGTTGCGACAAAGATCATCGAGTCCGGGCTGGATATTCCTAACGTGAATACGATCATCATCAACAGGGCGGACAGGTTCGGGCTCGCGGAACTCTATCAGCTGCGGGGACGTGTCGGCCGGTCGAACGTGCAGGCGTATTCGTATCTGCTTGTTCCCCCGATTTCCGTCCTGCCGAAAACGACGTTGCGGCGCCTGCAGGCGATCGAAGAGTTCACGGAGCTGGGTTCCGGCTTTAACCTGGCCATGCGCGACCTCGAGATTCGCGGGGCCGGAAACATGCTCGGGGGAGAGCAGAGCGGGTTCATCATGGAAATGGGGTTCGAGATGTACACGAAAACTCTTGAAGAAGCGGTGAACGAATTAAAGAGTCAGGAATTCTCCCAATTATTCTCTTCCGACCAAAAGGGGATCCCCGTGTCCCGCGCTGACATTATTGTCGAAGCGGATCTTGATGCATACATTCCGGAATTCTACGTTGAAGACGATACGGAGCGTTTAGATATTTACCGCCGGTTGTATAAAACGGAAACGATGGAAGCGGTGGATGAGATCCGGCTGGAATTGATCGACCGGTTCGGCGCTCCGGTGGAAGAGGTCGAAAATCTATTCAAACTTTCAACGCTTCGGGTTGTTGCCGCCAATTCCGGATTCCGGAAAATTGAGATCAACAAACGGACACTGCGGCTTCATTTTCCGCCGGAGTCTGAAAAAGGATTTTACGAGAACGGCCCTTTCCAAACCATCATGGCCAAGGCGGGAGAAATACGGACGCACAAAGTTCATCTAAAGCAGGAAGGGAAGCAGCTCTTGCTGCACACCGTCCTCGCGGACGAAACCGGCAGCGAACGGGTCGCCGAAACCCACAAGCTGATCGAACAACTGCAAAAATAG
- a CDS encoding HAD-IA family hydrolase codes for MSKITTVIFDMGRVLVDIDFDAFPRLLGIDKKRINRADEEAVQDMAREYETGRIGTDHFFKELDRIFKGKYSRQELETAWNAIIVKENSAIVPLVDAVRTRYQIAVLSNTSSTHFRRSCDVAPVLQKFSKKYLSYQLGAAKPDPAVYRHAIRDLSADPASLLFIDDVVENINAAVQCGMNGIVFTGVASLNTALILQHVL; via the coding sequence GTGAGCAAGATAACCACCGTCATTTTTGATATGGGACGCGTGCTGGTTGATATAGACTTCGACGCCTTCCCGCGCCTGCTTGGCATCGACAAAAAGCGTATCAACCGTGCAGATGAAGAGGCCGTCCAGGATATGGCGAGAGAGTATGAAACCGGCCGGATCGGCACCGATCATTTTTTTAAAGAACTGGATCGGATCTTCAAGGGAAAATACAGCCGCCAAGAATTGGAGACCGCATGGAACGCAATTATCGTAAAAGAAAATTCAGCGATCGTTCCTCTTGTCGATGCTGTTCGAACAAGGTATCAAATTGCGGTGTTGAGCAACACAAGCTCCACTCACTTCCGAAGGTCGTGTGACGTCGCTCCGGTCCTGCAGAAATTTTCGAAGAAGTATTTGTCGTATCAACTCGGCGCAGCCAAGCCGGACCCGGCGGTGTACCGGCATGCCATACGTGACTTGTCAGCCGACCCGGCCTCTCTCCTTTTCATCGACGATGTTGTCGAAAATATCAATGCTGCCGTCCAATGCGGGATGAACGGAATCGTTTTCACAGGCGTCGCCAGCCTCAATACTGCCCTTATTTTACAGCACGTTTTATAA
- the mraZ gene encoding division/cell wall cluster transcriptional repressor MraZ, translating into MSSFKGSYSYSVDSKGRINIPAKMRKNLSPEANNLFIVTRGYESCLFLYPNDEWIKVEHSLRQLSPADPRHRYVTRTLLQYATESQLDGQFRIIIPKELLQFAKIEDEVLILGMLERIEVWNPKVYNEYMTAQSQNESYENVAATVFKPSPE; encoded by the coding sequence ATGTCGTCATTTAAGGGTTCATACTCATACTCCGTTGACAGCAAAGGGAGGATAAATATTCCAGCGAAAATGAGGAAAAATCTTTCGCCGGAAGCCAATAATCTTTTCATCGTCACTCGCGGTTATGAATCGTGCCTTTTCTTATACCCAAACGACGAATGGATCAAGGTTGAACATTCGCTGCGCCAGCTTTCGCCGGCAGACCCCCGTCACCGGTACGTCACCCGAACCCTTCTGCAGTATGCCACGGAAAGCCAGCTTGACGGACAGTTCAGGATCATTATTCCAAAGGAACTCCTGCAGTTCGCGAAAATCGAAGACGAGGTCTTGATCCTCGGCATGCTCGAGCGCATCGAGGTATGGAATCCGAAAGTCTACAACGAGTACATGACGGCTCAATCGCAGAACGAAAGTTACGAGAACGTTGCTGCGACGGTCTTTAAGCCGTCGCCGGAATAA
- the rsmH gene encoding 16S rRNA (cytosine(1402)-N(4))-methyltransferase RsmH, translating into MSSPYHLPVLRDEVVEFLVTGRRGVYVDGTLGGGGHAESILEKIFPLGILVGIDADADAQTEAVKRLQRFSGNVIFVHDNNANIRSILQSQNFPSIQGVLLDLGVSSFQLDEGSKGFSFRGNDALDMRMDKRQPLTATEIVNTYSAEDLAGIFWNFGEEKNSRKIARAIVERRETKKIATTGDLAGIVEQRVPGQFATKTLARIFQALRIEVNHELDSLSRTLKEAVDLLASGGRIVVISYHSLEDRIVKNFFTEQAAFIIPSGHKLVPDTPVTPALRVLTKKPIVPSRNEQLSNPRSRSAKMRVAEKM; encoded by the coding sequence GTGAGCAGTCCCTACCATCTTCCGGTGCTGCGGGATGAGGTCGTCGAGTTCCTCGTTACCGGACGCCGCGGGGTTTATGTCGACGGCACGCTCGGAGGCGGAGGGCATGCCGAAAGTATTTTAGAAAAGATCTTTCCGCTCGGCATCTTGGTCGGCATCGACGCGGATGCCGATGCCCAGACCGAAGCCGTGAAGCGCCTCCAGCGGTTTTCCGGCAATGTGATTTTTGTCCACGATAATAATGCCAACATCCGGTCCATTCTTCAGTCGCAAAATTTTCCCTCGATTCAGGGCGTTCTGCTCGACCTTGGCGTCTCCTCATTTCAGCTTGACGAAGGGAGCAAGGGGTTCTCGTTTCGCGGGAACGATGCCTTGGATATGAGGATGGACAAGCGGCAGCCGCTGACCGCAACGGAAATTGTCAACACCTATTCAGCCGAGGATCTTGCGGGTATTTTTTGGAATTTCGGCGAGGAAAAGAATTCGCGGAAGATCGCCCGGGCGATCGTCGAACGGCGGGAAACAAAGAAGATAGCGACGACCGGTGATTTGGCAGGGATCGTGGAACAAAGAGTTCCCGGTCAATTCGCGACCAAAACACTGGCCCGGATCTTCCAGGCGTTGAGGATTGAAGTCAACCATGAGCTCGATTCCCTTTCCCGCACGCTGAAGGAAGCGGTCGATCTTCTGGCGAGCGGCGGCCGCATCGTGGTGATTTCGTACCATTCACTCGAAGACAGGATAGTGAAAAATTTTTTTACGGAACAAGCTGCATTCATTATCCCATCCGGGCACAAGCTTGTGCCAGACACGCCGGTAACTCCGGCGCTCCGGGTGCTGACGAAAAAACCGATCGTCCCCTCCCGGAATGAGCAATTGTCGAACCCGCGGTCGCGCAGCGCTAAAATGAGAGTTGCGGAGAAAATGTGA
- a CDS encoding FtsL-like putative cell division protein, protein MARAYDGHASSINTSTVSDGRYIYNGDVVADHPVSGPQREIRANRKAVRRKHSTFNIVSGLFLLAALSLLYTGNVITVNQLMKEVNDLNNRYSTIVSNTEVLKAEIARKSSLDRISLTAKEELGLTNPKEPPVWFEVDQDKVDEVAKK, encoded by the coding sequence ATGGCACGAGCCTACGACGGACATGCTTCTTCGATCAACACCTCGACGGTGTCTGACGGACGGTATATCTACAATGGAGACGTTGTTGCCGACCACCCCGTTTCCGGTCCGCAGCGCGAAATTCGTGCAAACAGGAAGGCGGTCCGCCGGAAGCACTCGACCTTCAACATTGTCAGCGGCCTCTTTCTGCTTGCCGCCCTGAGCCTGCTCTACACCGGAAACGTGATCACAGTAAATCAATTGATGAAGGAAGTCAACGATCTCAACAACCGCTACAGCACCATTGTCAGCAACACCGAAGTGTTGAAGGCCGAGATCGCCCGGAAGTCAAGCCTCGACCGGATCAGTTTGACGGCGAAAGAAGAGCTTGGTCTTACGAACCCGAAAGAACCCCCGGTCTGGTTTGAAGTCGACCAGGACAAAGTTGACGAGGTAGCCAAGAAATAG
- a CDS encoding penicillin-binding transpeptidase domain-containing protein, whose translation MPGFGVEEMSGGTAASPVVGAPSHSARLLTTKIVLLLMFVVAAARLVQIQVIDSGKYQAIARKQYEVKIVLPSTRGNIYDRQGNILVSNSMFFSYAADPKIVGDGAEAIARKFSRVFGKPEQFYLQKLQDEKRFVWLERHVSPEVAKRLQANALEGVAELNEPKRLYHYDNIGGQVIGCTNIDNVGISGIEYSSDRALRGADGFVVMQRDGMGRKRPSADYPRQEPVHGHSIGLTIDIGYQSIVEDALKKGVEHSKATAGLAMILNPNTGEVLAMAHIPSVNPYDVSHTDVQTLRTRAVSDMFEPGSVFKIVTVSAALENKLIAPDRMFFAEHGRYKVPLNGGKFRLITDTHENGMITFQQGLELSSNIVMAKASDIIGAERLYTQARDYGFGMPTGIDLPGEANGELKKPVEWSGATLNSIAYGYEVAVTPLQIAMAYCAVANGGVLVKPYIVAKEMDETGNVVYTGHPEKIRRVISEETAKMMRDLFVGVVERGTGQPAKIPGITIAGKTGTSRNYVDGKYASGNYNATFVGFFPAEKPELVCLVIMENPTAGGYTGALASAPVFKAIAQQIINNNGLFSRAAFAENENDGSQPLVQVPDVSHLQRAAAEQLIAASGLHTTAVGEGDAVVRQVPEAGKKISRGEIVQLVLGQTNTTVAGGGPVVPDLHGMSVRSAINRLTAEKFDVAVVGSGVVVHQSPEATTPAKQGEKIVLICEPRPLASAQLY comes from the coding sequence ATGCCAGGTTTTGGCGTTGAAGAAATGTCCGGGGGGACTGCAGCATCGCCGGTTGTCGGAGCGCCGAGCCATTCTGCGCGGCTGCTGACGACGAAGATCGTTCTCTTGCTGATGTTCGTCGTTGCCGCGGCGCGCCTGGTGCAGATCCAGGTCATCGATTCGGGGAAATATCAGGCGATCGCCCGGAAGCAGTACGAAGTGAAAATTGTGCTGCCGTCGACCCGCGGAAATATTTACGACCGCCAGGGGAATATCTTGGTCTCGAATTCGATGTTCTTTTCCTACGCTGCGGACCCGAAGATCGTCGGGGACGGAGCGGAGGCGATCGCGAGGAAATTCTCGAGAGTATTCGGAAAGCCGGAGCAGTTCTATTTGCAGAAATTGCAGGATGAAAAACGTTTCGTCTGGCTCGAACGGCATGTGAGTCCCGAAGTTGCCAAGCGTCTCCAGGCGAACGCGCTCGAAGGAGTTGCGGAATTGAATGAACCGAAGCGGCTCTATCACTACGACAATATCGGCGGCCAGGTCATTGGCTGCACAAACATCGACAACGTCGGCATCAGCGGGATAGAATATTCTTCGGACAGAGCGCTGCGCGGGGCGGATGGGTTTGTCGTGATGCAGCGCGACGGAATGGGGCGCAAAAGGCCCTCCGCCGATTATCCCCGCCAGGAGCCGGTGCACGGCCACTCGATAGGGCTGACGATCGACATCGGATATCAGTCCATTGTCGAGGATGCGTTGAAGAAAGGGGTAGAACACTCGAAAGCCACCGCCGGCCTCGCGATGATCCTGAACCCGAATACCGGCGAGGTGCTGGCGATGGCGCACATTCCCAGCGTGAATCCGTACGACGTTTCCCACACGGACGTGCAGACCCTGCGGACGCGGGCTGTTTCGGATATGTTCGAGCCGGGTTCGGTATTTAAGATTGTCACGGTGTCGGCCGCACTCGAGAATAAGCTTATTGCTCCCGACCGGATGTTTTTTGCCGAGCACGGCAGATACAAAGTGCCGCTCAACGGGGGGAAGTTCCGGCTGATCACCGACACTCACGAAAACGGGATGATCACGTTCCAGCAGGGACTGGAGTTGTCGAGCAATATCGTGATGGCGAAGGCGAGTGATATCATCGGTGCGGAGCGGCTTTACACGCAGGCGCGCGATTACGGTTTCGGCATGCCGACCGGGATCGACCTCCCGGGAGAAGCGAACGGAGAGTTGAAGAAACCGGTCGAGTGGTCCGGCGCAACGCTTAACTCGATCGCGTACGGGTACGAAGTTGCCGTCACGCCGCTGCAGATTGCGATGGCATACTGTGCAGTTGCGAACGGCGGCGTGCTCGTGAAGCCGTACATCGTTGCGAAGGAAATGGACGAGACCGGCAATGTCGTCTACACAGGGCACCCGGAAAAGATCCGGCGCGTGATTTCCGAAGAAACGGCAAAAATGATGAGGGATCTTTTTGTCGGCGTCGTGGAACGGGGGACCGGCCAACCGGCAAAAATTCCCGGCATCACGATCGCGGGAAAAACCGGGACGTCCCGCAATTATGTCGACGGCAAGTATGCATCGGGAAACTATAATGCGACATTCGTCGGTTTTTTCCCCGCCGAAAAACCGGAGCTCGTGTGCCTGGTGATCATGGAAAACCCGACGGCGGGCGGGTACACCGGCGCTCTTGCGAGCGCGCCGGTCTTCAAGGCGATCGCGCAGCAGATCATCAACAACAACGGACTATTCTCCCGTGCCGCGTTCGCTGAAAATGAAAATGACGGATCACAGCCGCTCGTTCAAGTGCCGGACGTTTCTCATCTTCAACGCGCTGCGGCGGAGCAGCTCATCGCTGCGAGCGGTCTGCACACAACGGCTGTCGGCGAAGGAGATGCTGTCGTGCGGCAGGTCCCCGAAGCAGGAAAGAAAATTTCGCGGGGAGAAATTGTTCAGCTGGTGCTCGGACAGACGAATACAACGGTTGCCGGCGGAGGTCCTGTTGTTCCGGACCTTCACGGCATGAGCGTCCGAAGCGCGATCAACAGATTGACCGCGGAAAAATTCGACGTTGCGGTTGTCGGCTCGGGCGTTGTTGTCCATCAATCCCCCGAAGCAACCACTCCCGCGAAACAGGGAGAGAAAATAGTTTTGATTTGCGAGCCGAGACCTTTGGCGTCAGCTCAGCTCTATTGA
- a CDS encoding UDP-N-acetylmuramoyl-L-alanyl-D-glutamate--2,6-diaminopimelate ligase, whose protein sequence is MTLSSLLEGVKVSKLFQTTYGGMVVTHDVEISGLQYDSRKVRQGNMFVAIKGALTDGHNHIDAAVANGAKAVVMENDALLPDSYFMHAGVVKIVVGSTRRALAVMSANYFGHPAKRLRLIGVTGTNGKTTTTYLIRQLLESSSPSMRGKVGMVGTIEYVVGKERYPATHTTPESLELHRLFAEMVGKGCTHAVMEVSSHSLHQDRVYGLEFAAAVFTNLTQDHLDYHGTMEHYFQAKKILFDGLPSTSWAVVNTDDDSGKRITEGTKASVLTYSANTRADVSADNVSLSMNGTSLTLRHGSEEMALNARLVGRFNVYNILAACSAGIALGISASSITAGVAAFQSVPGRFERILSPAGWSAIIDYAHTPDALEKCLHTIKDILPAKGPYKIITVFGAGGDRDKTKRPVMGTVVDSLSDVAVVTSDNPRTEDPEAIIRDILAGVHRKKDLVVEPDRRRAIMNALSMAHAGDAVLVAGKGHEDYQIIGTTKHHFSDREIVQEFIASHVS, encoded by the coding sequence ATGACACTATCATCGTTGCTTGAAGGCGTGAAGGTCTCGAAACTGTTTCAAACGACGTACGGCGGAATGGTGGTCACGCACGATGTTGAGATCAGCGGGCTTCAGTACGACTCACGGAAGGTCCGCCAGGGGAACATGTTCGTCGCGATCAAAGGGGCGTTGACCGACGGCCACAATCACATCGATGCGGCGGTTGCGAACGGCGCGAAAGCGGTTGTCATGGAAAACGATGCGCTGCTCCCAGATTCATATTTTATGCATGCCGGCGTCGTGAAGATCGTCGTCGGCAGCACGCGGCGGGCGCTGGCGGTGATGTCGGCAAACTATTTCGGACATCCGGCAAAGCGGCTCCGCCTGATCGGCGTGACCGGAACGAACGGCAAAACGACCACAACGTACCTCATCAGGCAATTGCTTGAATCGAGCTCGCCGTCGATGCGGGGCAAAGTCGGAATGGTCGGCACGATCGAATACGTGGTAGGAAAAGAACGGTATCCGGCGACGCACACGACGCCGGAATCTCTCGAATTACACAGGCTTTTCGCGGAAATGGTCGGGAAAGGATGCACGCATGCCGTGATGGAGGTTTCGTCGCATTCGCTGCACCAGGACCGCGTCTACGGGCTTGAATTCGCCGCGGCCGTGTTCACAAACCTGACCCAGGATCATCTCGATTATCACGGCACGATGGAACATTACTTTCAGGCGAAGAAAATTCTTTTTGACGGCCTTCCGTCGACGAGCTGGGCCGTCGTCAACACCGATGACGATTCCGGAAAGAGGATCACGGAAGGAACGAAGGCATCCGTGCTCACATACAGCGCCAACACCAGGGCCGACGTCAGCGCCGACAACGTCTCTCTTTCGATGAACGGAACATCATTGACGCTCCGCCATGGTTCCGAAGAGATGGCGTTGAACGCTCGCCTGGTCGGTCGTTTCAATGTGTATAATATCCTTGCAGCATGTTCTGCCGGGATAGCCCTTGGCATATCCGCGTCATCCATCACTGCGGGAGTCGCGGCGTTCCAGTCCGTTCCGGGGCGGTTCGAGCGCATTCTTTCGCCGGCGGGCTGGTCTGCCATTATCGACTATGCTCACACACCCGACGCGCTGGAAAAATGCCTTCACACTATCAAAGATATTCTTCCGGCAAAAGGTCCGTACAAGATCATCACTGTTTTTGGCGCCGGCGGCGACCGGGATAAAACGAAACGTCCGGTGATGGGAACGGTTGTGGATTCGTTGAGCGACGTTGCGGTGGTAACGTCCGATAATCCGCGAACAGAAGACCCGGAAGCCATCATCAGGGATATCCTCGCCGGCGTTCATCGGAAGAAGGATCTGGTGGTCGAGCCGGACAGACGACGCGCGATCATGAACGCTCTCTCGATGGCACACGCCGGAGATGCCGTTCTTGTTGCGGGCAAAGGGCACGAAGACTATCAGATCATCGGCACAACGAAGCATCATTTCAGCGACAGGGAAATTGTCCAGGAATTTATTGCGTCGCACGTCTCATGA